In Micromonospora sp. NBC_01813, the following are encoded in one genomic region:
- a CDS encoding glycosyltransferase family 87 protein, with product MESARGRLVLIVAAIAWLFSRASLLAVSARLVPGLDAGDVFADDELYRRWSDELLTGQVPVDDPMWQYPPGAAALFVAIRHLAGDSIQAYTMVFVLFALCADLAVALALVYLARRGNRLDGVVYWVLAVPLLTLLPYARYDIFVTAPAVVALALLPRRPVLAGVVLAIGALVKVWPAMLLIAARPLRGLPPVAIGFVAALVGFGAALTVAYTGAWSGFTGNQADRGLQVESVAATGFAVARLVRPEIRVSYVYGSMEFVHPLAPVVATATTGATLVALGVLGWWWLAGRRRADWTVTTGFDLALLVVLVTVITSRVLSPQYLLWLLGLAAVCLTRRDTALRVPAALIVVATALTSAYFPWFYADVIGEPAWPGVALLAARNVVLLAATAIGFHRLLRRPGRQPLDLVTVAP from the coding sequence GTGGAGTCCGCTCGGGGCCGTTTGGTCCTCATCGTCGCCGCGATCGCCTGGCTGTTCAGCCGCGCGAGCCTGCTTGCCGTATCCGCCCGGTTGGTTCCCGGGTTGGACGCCGGTGACGTGTTCGCCGACGACGAGCTGTACCGGCGGTGGAGCGACGAACTGCTCACCGGGCAGGTGCCGGTCGACGATCCGATGTGGCAGTACCCGCCAGGTGCGGCGGCGCTGTTCGTCGCCATCCGCCACCTCGCCGGCGACTCGATTCAGGCGTACACCATGGTTTTCGTCCTGTTCGCGCTCTGCGCGGACCTGGCGGTGGCGCTTGCCCTGGTCTACCTGGCCCGACGCGGCAACCGGCTCGACGGCGTCGTCTACTGGGTGCTCGCCGTGCCGTTGCTGACCCTGCTGCCCTACGCCCGGTACGACATCTTCGTCACCGCCCCGGCGGTCGTCGCGCTGGCCCTCCTACCCAGGCGGCCGGTGCTCGCTGGCGTGGTGCTCGCCATCGGCGCGCTGGTCAAGGTCTGGCCGGCGATGCTGCTGATCGCCGCCCGGCCGCTGCGTGGCCTGCCTCCGGTGGCGATCGGTTTCGTGGCGGCGCTGGTCGGCTTCGGGGCCGCCCTGACAGTGGCCTACACCGGGGCCTGGTCCGGCTTCACCGGCAACCAGGCCGACCGTGGGCTGCAGGTCGAGTCGGTGGCCGCCACCGGGTTCGCCGTCGCCCGGCTGGTCCGGCCGGAGATCCGGGTGTCCTACGTGTACGGATCGATGGAGTTCGTACATCCGCTGGCACCGGTGGTCGCCACCGCGACGACCGGGGCGACCCTGGTGGCGCTCGGCGTGCTGGGCTGGTGGTGGCTGGCTGGCCGTCGGCGGGCGGACTGGACGGTCACCACCGGCTTCGACCTGGCGCTGCTCGTCGTGCTGGTGACTGTCATCACCAGTCGGGTGCTCTCCCCGCAGTATCTGCTCTGGCTGCTCGGGCTGGCGGCGGTCTGCCTGACCCGGCGGGACACCGCCCTGCGTGTCCCCGCTGCTCTGATCGTCGTGGCGACCGCGTTGACCAGTGCGTACTTTCCGTGGTTCTACGCCGACGTGATCGGTGAGCCGGCCTGGCCCGGTGTGGCCCTACTGGCCGCCCGCAACGTGGTCCTGCTCGCCGCGACCGCGATCGGCTTTCACCGGCTGCTCCGCCGGCCGGGGCGGCAGCCGCTTGATCTTGTCACCGTCGCTCCGTAG
- a CDS encoding PucR family transcriptional regulator produces the protein MVDVHAGAVTSTPWQRLPAELAPAMRPRLPAVIRAVATAVTEATPAFAGVAEQKFRSDAWTAVEVALHHFLDLVGTTDPALPPRVREVFVALGAAEAREQRGPEALLAALRMASRLLLRHLGEVLAELRPLDVETLVDCADAVSGYVDELAAASTDGFAQQVREQSGDGDRLRRQLADLLLAGGAPAEVVAAAATRVGWPELDTVVPVVLAVGHARDVRFRFGADGLVIERGRDAVVLLRAGPRTSRSALAATLHGRAASVGPALPWPQVPQAVRLAELTATATPPTADVVFADDQLTTLAVQGQPDALAVLTVRRLAPFDSLRPTGREELLRTLHSWLRHWGARTAVSAELFVHPQTVSYRVKRLRALLGDDLADPDRRFELLLVLAARSRP, from the coding sequence ATGGTGGACGTGCATGCCGGCGCGGTCACCTCGACTCCCTGGCAGCGGCTGCCCGCCGAACTTGCCCCCGCCATGCGGCCACGGCTGCCTGCGGTGATCCGGGCGGTCGCCACCGCGGTCACCGAGGCGACCCCGGCCTTCGCCGGGGTCGCCGAGCAGAAGTTCCGGTCCGACGCGTGGACGGCGGTCGAGGTGGCGCTGCACCACTTCCTCGACCTGGTCGGTACGACGGACCCGGCGCTGCCGCCCCGGGTGCGGGAGGTCTTCGTGGCGCTCGGCGCGGCCGAGGCCCGTGAGCAGCGCGGCCCTGAGGCGTTGCTCGCCGCCCTGCGGATGGCGTCCCGGCTGCTGCTGCGTCACCTCGGCGAGGTGCTCGCCGAACTCCGGCCGCTGGACGTCGAGACGCTGGTGGACTGTGCCGACGCGGTCAGCGGGTACGTCGACGAACTGGCGGCGGCCAGCACCGACGGCTTCGCCCAGCAGGTCCGCGAACAGTCCGGCGACGGCGACCGGCTGCGTCGTCAGCTCGCCGACCTGCTGCTCGCCGGCGGCGCCCCGGCCGAGGTGGTGGCGGCGGCCGCGACCCGGGTCGGCTGGCCCGAGCTGGACACTGTCGTACCGGTGGTCCTCGCGGTCGGCCACGCCCGCGACGTGCGGTTCCGGTTCGGCGCCGACGGCCTGGTGATCGAGCGCGGCCGTGACGCCGTCGTGTTGCTGCGCGCCGGGCCGCGTACCAGCCGGTCCGCCCTGGCCGCGACGCTGCACGGCCGGGCCGCCTCGGTCGGACCGGCACTGCCCTGGCCGCAGGTGCCGCAGGCGGTACGGCTGGCCGAGCTCACCGCGACCGCCACGCCGCCGACGGCGGACGTCGTGTTCGCCGACGACCAGCTGACCACGCTGGCGGTGCAGGGGCAGCCGGACGCGCTGGCGGTCTTGACCGTCCGACGGTTGGCACCGTTCGATTCGCTGCGTCCCACCGGCCGGGAGGAACTGCTGCGGACCCTGCACAGCTGGCTGCGGCACTGGGGGGCGCGCACAGCGGTCTCGGCGGAGCTGTTCGTGCATCCGCAGACCGTCAGCTACCGGGTGAAGCGGCTGCGGGCACTGCTCGGCGACGACCTGGCCGACCCGGATCGTCGGTTCGAGCTGCTGCTGGTGCTCGCCGCCCGCAGCCGCCCGTGA
- a CDS encoding xylulokinase, whose translation MSAIPPQVLAIDLGTSGMKAALVAADGTVTGWAERPVPLRVLPGGGAEQDPAHWWAALAEVVADLGRAHPAHLRAVTTVCSSTQGEGTIAVDAAGEPLTPCITWLDMRGAAQLRRQFGGFPAYQGMSVRRTLRWLRLTGGMPSPTGKDPAAHMLLIRDEMPQVYARTATFLNVLDWINLKLTGRTVATVDSILTSWVTDNRRPGRVRYSPALVAGCGIDRDKLPPIVACTEVIGTLSPTAAAHLGLPQTVRVVAGAIDNTAAAVGAGTTADNDPHLYLGTSSWIAAHVPAKKTDVFAQIASVPCAIGDRYLMTALQATAGANLTWLKDKIVEYDDPLIGAGQLSRDERSIFDAFDAIIPTVPAGANGVLYMPWLYGERAPVDDPHLRAGFLNISLDTNRSDLLRAVFEGVALNTRWLSGAVDRFLGSPVGSLAITGGGARSAAWCQIFADVLGVEIRRDPQPVAVNVRGAGWIGAVGTGMLTFGQIPGLLRADRVFTPTPAHRVRYDEAFDIYCDLHRRLAPVYRRLNP comes from the coding sequence GTGTCGGCCATCCCACCGCAGGTCCTCGCGATCGACCTGGGCACCTCCGGGATGAAGGCCGCGCTGGTCGCGGCCGACGGCACGGTGACCGGGTGGGCCGAGCGGCCGGTGCCACTGCGGGTGCTGCCCGGCGGCGGCGCCGAGCAGGACCCGGCGCACTGGTGGGCGGCGCTCGCCGAGGTGGTCGCCGACCTCGGCCGCGCTCACCCGGCGCACCTGCGGGCGGTGACGACGGTCTGTTCGTCCACCCAGGGCGAGGGGACGATCGCCGTCGACGCCGCCGGGGAGCCGTTGACCCCGTGCATCACCTGGCTGGACATGCGCGGCGCGGCGCAGCTGCGCCGACAGTTCGGCGGCTTCCCGGCGTACCAGGGGATGTCGGTCCGGCGGACGCTGCGCTGGCTGCGGCTCACCGGCGGGATGCCGTCGCCGACCGGCAAGGACCCGGCCGCGCACATGCTGCTGATCCGCGACGAGATGCCGCAGGTGTACGCCCGGACCGCGACGTTCCTCAACGTGCTGGACTGGATCAACCTCAAACTGACCGGCCGTACGGTGGCCACCGTCGACTCGATCCTCACGTCGTGGGTGACCGACAACCGTCGGCCCGGTCGGGTCCGGTACTCCCCCGCGCTGGTCGCCGGTTGCGGCATCGATCGGGACAAGTTGCCGCCGATCGTGGCCTGCACCGAGGTGATCGGCACCCTGTCGCCGACCGCCGCCGCGCATCTGGGCCTGCCGCAGACGGTGCGGGTGGTGGCCGGAGCCATCGACAACACCGCGGCGGCGGTCGGCGCCGGTACCACCGCCGACAACGACCCGCACCTCTATCTGGGCACCTCGTCGTGGATCGCGGCGCACGTGCCGGCCAAGAAGACCGACGTGTTCGCGCAGATCGCCTCGGTGCCGTGCGCGATCGGCGACCGGTATCTGATGACCGCGCTGCAGGCCACCGCCGGGGCGAACCTCACCTGGTTGAAAGACAAGATCGTCGAGTACGACGATCCGCTGATCGGCGCCGGCCAACTCAGCCGCGACGAGCGATCCATCTTCGACGCGTTCGACGCGATCATCCCGACCGTGCCGGCCGGCGCCAACGGGGTGCTCTACATGCCGTGGCTGTACGGCGAGCGGGCCCCGGTCGACGATCCGCACCTGCGCGCCGGTTTCCTGAACATCTCGCTGGACACCAACCGCTCCGACCTGCTCCGGGCGGTCTTCGAAGGTGTCGCGTTGAACACCAGGTGGCTGTCCGGGGCGGTCGACCGGTTCCTCGGCAGCCCGGTGGGGTCGTTGGCGATCACCGGCGGTGGTGCCCGGTCGGCCGCCTGGTGCCAGATCTTCGCCGACGTCCTCGGCGTCGAGATACGCCGGGATCCGCAGCCGGTGGCGGTCAACGTCCGGGGCGCGGGCTGGATCGGGGCGGTCGGCACCGGGATGCTCACGTTCGGGCAGATCCCTGGGCTGCTGCGGGCCGACCGAGTCTTCACTCCGACGCCGGCGCACCGGGTCCGCTACGACGAGGCCTTCGACATCTACTGTGACCTGCACAGGCGTCTCGCGCCGGTGTACCGGCGGCTGAACCCGTGA
- a CDS encoding aminotransferase class III-fold pyridoxal phosphate-dependent enzyme, which translates to MEHRTSRQHVVDMCRTMLERGYLKATEGNVSVRVPGHRLYAVTPSNYDYDKMRVEDICLVDFDGTHVPDGTGSDLAPSIEAGMHANIYRQRPDVNAVVHTHQPYASALAFLRKPIPALTDEQVRFLGREVAIVDYAPSGTGWLAGNVQKKVASGDNAFIIANHGVVALGTDPDRAVFNMALLEKVSIAYLLALTSEAGRVYTIPTAIREIAFGKLRADEKRIAAQLTEAVPPVRVPADEALPSADALAAQIAAAGPPVPATTTAPTPGGESAELGYAITEYLDVDDTMRRLKALVAQPLRGLRHDAMLDVLGYFDTKCPASKEITDRARRRIPGGVQHNLAFNYPFPLAIDSAEGAYLTDRDGNTYIDFLQAGGPTILGSNYGPVNEQVAAVIAKSGPVTGLFHEYELKLAEIIHRYMPHIEMYRSLGSGTEAVMAAVRGARAFTGKNMVIKVGGAYHGWSDTMVYGLRVPGTYRMNAKGIPFGATANTREAFPHDLGQLRRKLIENRVRGGTAAVIVEPLGPESGTRPVPHDFNAKVRKLCDEFGALLVFDEVVTGFRTGLGGAAGYFGVTPDLTVFGKAVAGGYPMAGGVGGRADVMAVFGSGLDGRSGAHIQVGGTLSANPLSCAAGYFAIAEMARTNAPVIAGRAGDRLTRGLQRLIDRYGLPYVAYNQGSIVHLECSGVMLLDMRNPIKLLKENKARKRLMEQMGAAYTAHGLITLAGSRMYTSMADTDEVIDSALERFDRVFAQVEGV; encoded by the coding sequence ATGGAACACCGCACCTCCCGCCAGCACGTCGTGGACATGTGCCGCACGATGCTGGAGCGCGGGTATCTCAAGGCCACCGAGGGCAACGTCTCGGTCCGGGTGCCCGGGCACCGGCTCTACGCCGTCACCCCGAGCAACTACGACTACGACAAGATGCGGGTCGAGGACATCTGTCTGGTCGACTTCGACGGCACACACGTCCCGGACGGCACCGGCAGCGACCTCGCCCCGTCGATCGAGGCCGGCATGCACGCGAACATCTACCGGCAGCGCCCGGACGTCAACGCGGTCGTGCACACCCACCAGCCGTACGCCTCGGCCCTGGCGTTCCTGCGCAAGCCGATCCCGGCGCTCACCGACGAACAGGTCCGCTTCCTGGGGCGGGAGGTGGCGATCGTCGACTACGCGCCGTCGGGCACCGGCTGGCTCGCCGGCAATGTGCAGAAGAAGGTGGCCAGCGGCGACAACGCGTTCATCATCGCCAACCACGGCGTCGTCGCGCTCGGCACCGACCCGGACCGCGCGGTGTTCAACATGGCGCTGCTGGAGAAGGTCTCCATCGCCTACCTGTTGGCGCTGACCAGCGAAGCCGGCCGGGTCTACACGATCCCGACGGCGATCCGGGAGATCGCCTTCGGCAAGCTGCGCGCCGACGAGAAGCGGATCGCCGCGCAGCTCACCGAGGCGGTGCCGCCGGTGCGGGTGCCGGCGGACGAGGCGTTGCCCAGCGCCGACGCGCTGGCGGCCCAGATCGCCGCCGCCGGCCCGCCGGTGCCGGCGACGACGACCGCGCCGACCCCCGGCGGTGAGTCCGCCGAGCTCGGCTACGCGATCACCGAGTACCTCGACGTCGACGACACGATGCGCCGGCTCAAGGCGCTCGTCGCCCAGCCGCTGCGCGGGCTGCGCCACGACGCGATGCTCGACGTGCTCGGCTACTTCGACACGAAGTGTCCGGCCAGCAAGGAGATCACCGACCGGGCCCGGCGGCGGATTCCCGGCGGTGTGCAGCACAATCTGGCGTTCAACTATCCGTTCCCGCTCGCGATCGACTCCGCCGAGGGCGCATACCTGACCGACCGGGACGGCAACACCTACATCGACTTCCTGCAGGCCGGCGGGCCGACGATCCTGGGCAGCAACTACGGCCCGGTCAACGAGCAGGTCGCCGCGGTGATCGCCAAGTCCGGGCCGGTGACCGGCCTGTTCCACGAGTACGAACTGAAGCTCGCCGAGATCATCCACCGGTACATGCCGCACATCGAGATGTACCGCTCGCTCGGCTCGGGCACCGAGGCGGTGATGGCCGCGGTGCGCGGTGCCCGTGCCTTCACCGGCAAGAACATGGTGATCAAGGTGGGCGGTGCCTACCACGGCTGGTCCGACACGATGGTGTACGGGCTACGGGTGCCCGGCACCTACCGGATGAACGCCAAGGGCATCCCGTTCGGCGCGACCGCCAACACCCGCGAGGCGTTCCCGCACGACCTGGGGCAGCTGCGCCGCAAGCTGATCGAGAACCGGGTACGCGGCGGCACCGCGGCGGTGATCGTCGAACCGCTCGGCCCCGAGTCCGGCACCCGCCCGGTGCCGCACGACTTCAACGCCAAGGTCCGCAAGCTGTGCGACGAGTTCGGCGCGCTGCTGGTCTTCGACGAGGTCGTCACCGGCTTCCGTACCGGGCTCGGCGGTGCCGCCGGCTACTTCGGCGTCACCCCGGACCTGACCGTGTTCGGCAAGGCCGTCGCCGGCGGCTACCCGATGGCCGGCGGGGTCGGCGGCCGGGCCGACGTGATGGCCGTCTTCGGTTCCGGGCTGGACGGCCGCAGCGGCGCACACATCCAGGTCGGCGGCACCCTGTCGGCGAACCCGCTGTCCTGCGCGGCCGGCTACTTCGCCATCGCCGAGATGGCCCGGACCAACGCGCCGGTGATCGCCGGCCGGGCGGGCGACCGGCTCACCCGGGGCCTGCAGCGGCTGATCGACCGGTACGGTCTGCCGTACGTGGCGTACAACCAGGGGTCGATCGTGCATCTGGAATGCAGTGGCGTCATGCTGCTCGATATGCGCAACCCGATCAAGCTGCTCAAGGAGAACAAGGCCCGTAAGCGGCTGATGGAGCAGATGGGGGCGGCGTACACCGCGCACGGTCTGATCACCCTGGCCGGCTCCCGGATGTACACGTCGATGGCCGACACCGACGAGGTGATCGACTCCGCTCTGGAGCGCTTCGATCGGGTGTTCGCGCAGGTCGAAGGGGTCTGA
- a CDS encoding NAD(P)/FAD-dependent oxidoreductase, producing the protein MSQSTVASRHAVVIGGSLAGLCAARALLEHVDQVTVVDRDRFPDEPKVRAGVPQAHHLHVLVTAGQRALDQLFPGLITELHEVGAVRVDAPTDILYLTPVGWRERFPATHRLVGVSRELLDWTVRRRLAADPRVRFMPGHEAVRLLGSDDRDAVTGVALRPRGADTEVRRLDADLVVDASGRGSHAPQWLDDLGYGRPDEIRVESGLGYASRRYLLPAGAADGWKNIVLMPQPPHTGRGGVLYPIENGRWMVTLGGLGGDCPPTDEAGFLEFARGLRSPVLYEAIKDATPDSPIHGFRNTGNHRRRYEAMPRWPDGFVVVGDAACTFNPVYGQGMSVAAQAGVTLAEQLRTGGGRLGRAAQVKVAAGSETAWLIATGADLRYPTTVGDQPPRGGRLSRWYLDRAADVANRDPYVLRVLTDVFHLVAPLSAVARPGVALRVLRGRPGPRLDAPPPAVAAR; encoded by the coding sequence ATGTCGCAATCCACAGTCGCCTCCCGTCATGCCGTCGTCATCGGCGGCAGCCTCGCCGGTCTCTGTGCCGCCCGGGCACTGCTCGAACACGTCGACCAGGTGACCGTCGTCGACCGCGACCGGTTCCCCGACGAGCCGAAGGTCCGGGCCGGCGTACCGCAGGCACATCACCTGCACGTGCTCGTCACCGCTGGCCAGCGGGCCCTCGACCAGCTCTTTCCCGGGCTGATCACCGAACTGCACGAGGTCGGGGCGGTACGGGTCGACGCCCCGACCGACATCCTCTACCTGACCCCGGTCGGCTGGCGGGAACGGTTCCCGGCCACCCACCGGCTGGTCGGCGTCAGCCGCGAACTGCTCGACTGGACGGTCCGTCGCCGACTGGCGGCCGACCCCCGGGTACGGTTCATGCCCGGCCACGAGGCGGTTCGGCTGCTCGGCTCGGACGACCGCGACGCGGTCACCGGCGTCGCGCTGCGGCCACGTGGCGCCGACACCGAGGTACGCCGCCTCGACGCCGACCTGGTGGTCGACGCCAGCGGACGCGGCTCGCACGCCCCGCAGTGGCTCGACGACCTGGGCTACGGCCGGCCGGACGAGATCCGGGTCGAGTCCGGTCTCGGCTATGCCAGTCGGCGCTACCTGCTGCCGGCCGGAGCCGCCGACGGCTGGAAGAACATCGTGCTGATGCCGCAGCCGCCGCACACCGGGCGCGGCGGCGTCCTCTATCCGATCGAGAACGGCCGGTGGATGGTCACCCTCGGCGGTCTCGGCGGTGACTGTCCACCGACCGACGAGGCGGGCTTCCTGGAGTTCGCCCGGGGACTGCGCAGCCCGGTGCTGTACGAGGCGATCAAGGACGCCACCCCGGACTCCCCCATCCACGGTTTCCGCAACACCGGCAACCACCGTCGCCGGTACGAGGCGATGCCACGGTGGCCGGACGGGTTCGTGGTGGTCGGCGACGCCGCCTGCACGTTCAACCCGGTCTACGGCCAAGGCATGAGCGTGGCGGCCCAGGCCGGGGTGACCCTCGCCGAACAGCTGCGTACCGGCGGGGGTCGGCTCGGCCGCGCGGCGCAGGTCAAGGTCGCCGCCGGCAGCGAGACCGCCTGGCTGATCGCCACCGGCGCCGACCTGCGGTACCCGACGACCGTCGGCGACCAGCCACCACGCGGCGGTCGGCTGTCGCGCTGGTATCTCGACCGCGCCGCCGACGTCGCCAACCGGGATCCGTACGTGCTGCGGGTGCTGACCGACGTGTTCCACCTGGTGGCACCGCTGTCGGCGGTGGCCCGGCCCGGTGTCGCGCTGCGGGTGCTACGGGGCCGACCCGGCCCACGTCTGGACGCCCCGCCGCCGGCCGTCGCGGCCCGGTAG